AACCGCACCGACTATGAATACTCTGATGGCAAGAAAGACAACTTCTACTCGCTGGCCGTGAAGTGGGATTACAACCGTTACTTGATGGGCAAAACCGTGTCGATCTTCACCAATGGTGAGTTAGGCAAGTCACTGGAGGGGGGATCGGACTACAGCCTCGATTCCGAGGTCGGGTTGCGCTACAAGGTGACGGAGTGGGCATCATTGAACCTCAAGGCTGAAAAAGACCTGATTGGCAGCTCAAGCGGCTCTGATAATTCCCTCAACAAGACTCGCTACACCATGGGGTTTGGCGTGACCTGGTAAACGCACACACAAACCTGTAGCCGCGGCCGCACGAAGCGCCTTCAAAAAGCGGGGCCGCTCTGCTGCCTGTCGCAGCCTGCGGCAGCGGCTACAGGGTGTTGGCTTAGATCCGCAGCCCGCCATCGAGCTCCAGAATGCGCCCGGTGTAGTAGTCGTTCTCGAAAATGTACGCCGCCGAGTGGGCGATTTCTTCGACTTTGCCCATGCGTTTGAGCGGGATGCCGGACGTCATTTTTTCGAGGGCTTCGGGTTTCATGCCCAGTGTCATTTCGGTTTCGATAAAACCCGGCGCAATCCCGGCAACGCGAATGCCGTAGCGCGACAGCTCCTTGGCCCAGGTCACGGTTGCCGCAGCCACCCCGGCCTTGGCCGCCGAGTAGTTGGTCTGCCCGACGTTGCCGGCGCGCGAAATCGACGAAATGTTGATAATCGCGCCCTGGCTGTTCAACTCGATCATTTTCGCCGCCACCTCACGGGTGCACAGGAAAACGCCGGTCAGGTTGACGTCGATCACTGCCTGCCATTGCGCCAGGCTCATCTTGGTCATGACCCCGTCCTTGACCTTGATCAACAAGCCATCGCGCAAAATGCCGGCATTGTTGACCAGGCCATTGATCGCGCCAAAATCTTCTGCAATTTGGGCAACGGTTTGCGTAACCTGTTCTTCGTCAGCGACGTTGCACAGGTAGGCGCGGGCTTCTACACCCTGTGCCTGGCAAGCTGCGACCGCCAATTCGAGCTTTTCCGGATTGAGGTCCACCAATGCCAGTTTTGCACCCTTGGCAGCCAGATACTCAGCCATGGCGCGACCCAGCCCTTGGCAGCCGCCAGTGATAATGATTACTTTGTCTTTTAGTTGCATGAGTGCCCTGATCTCGACCGTTATCGACGGGTTTTTTATTAAGGAGTCATAAATTGAGCGTTGAAGCTGCCAAGCATGCCCGAGAATTACTGCTCAAGGAATACCGTGGCGCCTTGGCCACTCAGTCCAAGGCCATGCCGGGCTTTCCTTTCGGCTCCGTGGTGCCTTACTGCCTGGACGAGCAGGGGCGGCCGCTGATTTTGATCAGCCGTATTGCCCAGCACACCCACAACCTGCGCAAGGACCCCAAGTGTTCCTTGATGGTCGCAGAGCGTGGCGCAGAGGATGTCCAGGCCGTTGGGCGCCTGACGTACCTGGCCGAAGCCGAACAGTTGACCGAGGCCAGCGCGATCGAAGCCGCAGCCGAGCGTTACTACCGCTATTTTCCTGAAGCCAAAGGCTATGACACCGCCCATGATTTTGATTTTTGGGTGCTTAACCCGGTTCGCCACCGTTATATAGGCGGGTTTGGAGCTATCCACTGGCTGGATCAGGTCACGCTGGCCAACCCTTTTGCCGGGCAAGTCGAGCTGCGTATGGTCGAACATATGAATGGTGACCATGCCAACGCCATCGAACACTACGTCAAATTGACCGGGTTACCGCAAACGCAGCCAGCTAAACTTGTGGGCATCGACAGCGAAGGCATGCATTTGCGTATCGGTGAAGGCCTCTACTGGCTGGGCTTTCCAGAGCCTTGCAACACTTCGACACAGGTGCGCGAAGCACTGGTTTTATTGGCTCGGGCAAATGAGTGGCCGAAAAAACAGACGGCATAGCCTTGAATTTGGACAGGCGCGCCGTCATCTAAGACGGGTTGGAAGATATTCTTCCGGAGAGGAATCATTTGATGCGTGCTTTTCTATTGCTCTTTCTGTTGTTTCCAGTGCTAGAGCTGTATGTCTTTTTCAAGGTCAGCACCGCTATCGGGTTTTTCCCTGCGTTGCTGCTGATCATTGCCGGCTCCATGCTGGGTGTTCTGGTGGTTCGCGTTGCAGGCCTGGCCACGGCGCTGCGGGCGCGCGAAAGCCTTAATCGCGGCGAATTGCCGGCCCAGCAAATGCTTGAAGGCCTGATGCTGGCGCTGGGTGGCGGTTTGCTGGTGCTGCCAGGTTTTATCAGCGATGCAGCCGGTCTGCTGTTGCTGTTCCCGCCGGTTCGCCGGTTCCTGGTCAATCGCCTGCGCAAGCGCGCAGAAGAACAGGCCATTCGCCAGCGTGCATTTGCCGATGATTTCGCAGCCGCCAATCGCCCTGCAAACCATCAGCCCATTGGGCGCGAGCCCAATGTGATTGAAGGCGAGTTCGAGCACCGCGACAAATAAGGCATTTGGCGTTATCAACACGGCACCTTGGGTGCCGTGTTTGTTTTCGGTAGCACACAAGGTTAAAAATTTCATGGGTGCGCCCTTGTAATAAGTGGATGCGCCCTTATGTAACGGACACCGCAGGGTTTTACTGGCAACAGCACAACCCCCTCAGCGAATCGCACCCGGCATTTCCGGACTTGCAAACCCAGCCGGTGTTGACACCGGCCGATGAACACCACAATTAGGAGAGATCGACAATGAAGCTTCGTCCTCTGCATGACCGCGTCGTAATCCGTCGCAGCGAAGAAGAAAAGAAAACCGCTGGCGGTATCGTTCTGCCGGGTTCCGCTGCCGAAAAAGCCAACAGCGGTGAGATTCTCGCTGTAGGCACTGGCCGCGTTCTGGACAACGGTGAAGTGCGTGCGCTGGCTGTGAAAGTGGGTGACAAGGTTGTGTTCGGCCCTTACTCCGGCAGCAACACTGTGAAAGTCGACGGCGAAGACCTGCTGGTTATGGCTGAGAACGAGATTCTCGCTGTTATCGAAGGCTGATTTCCCGCTCCTTTTCCCGTTACTACAAAGTATTTAAGGAAGAACGAACATGGCTGCTAAAGAAGTTAAATTCGGCGACTCCGCCCGTAAAAAAATGCTGGCCGGTGTTAACGTCCTGGCTGACGCAGTAAAAGCGACCCTGGGCCCTAAAGGCCGTAACGTGATCATCGAGAAGAGCTTCGGCGCTCCGACCATCACCAAGGACGGCGTTTCCGTAGCCAAAGAAATCGAACTGAAAGACCGTTTCGAAAACATGGGCGCGCAGCTGGTTAAAGACGTTGCCTCCCGTGCCAACGATGACGCTGGTGACGGTACTACCACTGCAACCGTTCTGGCTCAGTCGATCGTCAACGAAGGCCTGAAAGCCGTCGCTGCCGGCATGAACCCGATGGACCTGAAACGCGGCATCGACAAGGCGACCATCGCCATTGTCAAAGAGCTGAAATCGCTGGCCAAGCCATGCGCTGACAGCAAGGCCATCGCTCAGGTAGGTACCATCTCTGCCAACTCCGACAGCTCCATCGGCGACATCATTGCCGAAGCCATGGAAAAAGTCGGTAAAGAAGGCGTGATCACTGTTGAAGAAGGCTCGGGCCTGGAAAACGAACTGTCGGTTGTTGAAGGCATGCAGTTCGACCGTGGCTACCTGTCCCCGTACTTCGTCAACAAACCAGAAACCATGACTGCCGAGCTCGACGGTCCGCTGATCCTTCTGGTCGACAAAAAGATCTCCAACATCCGTGAACTGCTGCCAGTTCTGGAAGCTGTTGCCAAGGCCGGTCGCCCACTGCTGATCGTATCCGAAGACGTTGAAGGCGAAGCCCTGGCGACTCTGGTTGTGAACAACATGCGCGGTATCGTGAAAGTAGTTGCTGTTAAAGCACCTGGTTTTGGCGATCGTCGCAAGGCAATGCTGCAGGACATCGCTGTTCTGACTGGCGGTACCGTTATCTCCGAAGAGATCGGTCTGAGCCTGGAAAGCGCTACCCTGGAACACCTGGGTAATGCCAAACGCGTCACCGTAACCAAAGAAAATACCACCGTTATCGACGGTGCCGGTGTTGAAGCTGACATCCAGGCTCGCGTGACTCAGATCCGTGCCCAGGTAGCTGACACCACTTCGGACTACGACCGTGAAAAACTGCAAGAGCGTCTGGCCAAGCTGTCTGGCGGCGTTGCAGTGATCAAGGTTGGCGCTGGTTCCGAAGTAGAAATGAAAGAGAAGAAAGCCCGCGTTGAAGACGCCCTGCACGCAACCCGTGCAGCCGTTGAAGAAGGCGTGGTACCTGGCGGTGGCGTGGCACTGGTTCGCGCTCTGCAGGCCATTGCTGACCTGAAAGGCGACAACGCTGATCAGAACGTTGGTATCGCATTGCTGCGTCGTGCTGTTGAAGCACCTCTGCGCCAGATCGTTGCCAACTCCGGCGACGAGCCAAGCGTAGTTGTCGACAAAGTGAAGCAGGGTTCGGGTAACTACGGTTACAACGCAGCCACTGGCGAATACGGCGACATGATCGAAATGGGTATTCTTGACCCGGCTAAAGTGACTCGTTCGGCTCTGCAAGCGGCTTCGTCGATTGCCAGCCTGATGATCACCACTGAGGCGATGATCGCTGAGATCCAGGACGACAAGGCAGCTGGCGGCGGTATGCCAGACATGGGCGGCATGGGTGGTATGGGCGGCATGATGTAAGCCAGCCTTACCCCGATACGCAAAAGCCCCGCACGGTTAACCGTGCGGGGCTTTTTTTTGCTTTGTGGGAGCTGATCTGGCGATAGCATCAGTGCGGTGAGTCAGGCAGCCCGAGCTGCCTGCATCGCCAGCAAGCTGGCTCCTGCACACTCAAATTATTGCGCTGCTGCCTGCACCGGCGCCAATTTCACCGGCTTCCAGCCCAACAGTTGTTGCTTGTAGCCATGGCTGGCGGCCTGGTAGTAGGTGATCGCCCGTTCAATCAACGGATCGGTCGCCGGTACGCGGGACTCAATGCTGGCAGTCAGCGCTTCGTCGTGGCGGCGCAGGCCCTGACGCGGGCTGAGAATCGCCAGGTCTTTACCGTCAAACAGGCCCAGGTGCTGGTAGTTGCCCACCACCACTCGTGGCGGGAGCGGGTTGTCCTGCAGCAGGTTGCGACCGAAGAACGTCGACTGGTAATCCAGGTTCAGCAAACCGAGCAAGGTCGGCGCCAGGTCGATCTGGCTGGCCAGTTGCGATTCCTCACGGGCTTCGATCAGTTTTGGCGCATAGATAAACAGCGGGATCTGATAGTTGGTGATCGGCAAGTCTTCTTTGCCGGCACTGCCGGCGGTGTGGTCTGCCACGAACACAAAGATTGTGTTGTCGAACCACGGCTTGTTACGCGCATCCTTGAGGAATTGACCGATGGCGTAGTCAGTGTATTTCACCGCGCCGTCACGACCGTTACCCGACTTGATGTCGATGCGGCCTTCAGGGTAGGTGTACGGACGGTGGTTGGAGGTGGTCATCAACTGCAGCAGAAACGGCTTTTGTTGCGCATAGTTGGCATCGGCCAGCTTCAGTGTTTCGCGGTACAGGTCTTCGTCAGCCATGCCCCAGGCGTTTTTGAAGTGGATATCGGCTTCATTCACGCTGCTCTGGTCGACGACACGGTAGCCGTTGCCGCTGAAGAACGCGTTCATGTTGTCGAAATAACCGCGGCCGCCATATACGAATACGCTGTCATAACCCACGGCGTTAAGTTGCTGGCCCAGGCTGGCAAAACCGCTTTCACGGCCGATGCGCTTGACGATCGAGCGGCCCGGTGTCGGTGGAATGGCCAGGGTAATGGCTTCCAGACCACGGTCGGTACGAGTGCCGGTGGCATAGAAGTTGTTGAAGTACAGGCTCTCTTTGCGCAGCTGATCGAGGTTTGGCGTCAGGTTGCGGCCATCACCGTTGCTGCCCAGGTACTTGCCGCTGAGGCTTTCGATGGTGACCAGCACAATGTTGGGCTGGCGCGCAGTGCCGGGGTTGTCGATGTTGCGGCGAATATCCAGCGGGTCCTGGCCAACAAAGGTCGCGTTGGGTTCAGCCAGCTCACTGCGCAATTGCTTGGCCACCACGTCGTTGGGCAGGCTCGCGTAAAACTGCTGGTAATCCAGCTCGTTGTTACGGAACGCGGCGAAGAACTGATACGGGCCGTTGCTTGCCAGCTCATGCTGATAGGCGTTACCGCCCTGGCCTCGGGGACCATCCTGGTCAAGCAGTTGCAGGCTCAGACCGGCTACCAGCAGCAGGCCGGCGAAGGTGGCGATGCGCATACGAAAGGCCGGGAGCGGAGCATTGATCGCGGCCTTGAACGGTTTGCGCAGGGCAAGGCTCAATACCACGGCCGTCAGGGCGATGCCGCTGAGCAGCAGGCCGATCGGGTAGGACTCCAGCACGTTGTTCAACACCTCATCGGAATAGACCAGGTAGTCCACGGCGATAAAGTTGAAGCGCACCCCGAATTCATCCCAGAACAGCCACTCGGCCACGGCGGTGAACAGCATGGCGAACAGGCTGACGGTC
This genomic stretch from Pseudomonas deceptionensis harbors:
- a CDS encoding LTA synthase family protein, with translation MRLLHTAPMRYLLLLTGCWLATFLITRGVLLVTHLGEAGNNWLPVFGIGLLYDLGFLTYAALPLGLYLLLCPPALWRRRGHQWFLQGLLTVSLFAMLFTAVAEWLFWDEFGVRFNFIAVDYLVYSDEVLNNVLESYPIGLLLSGIALTAVVLSLALRKPFKAAINAPLPAFRMRIATFAGLLLVAGLSLQLLDQDGPRGQGGNAYQHELASNGPYQFFAAFRNNELDYQQFYASLPNDVVAKQLRSELAEPNATFVGQDPLDIRRNIDNPGTARQPNIVLVTIESLSGKYLGSNGDGRNLTPNLDQLRKESLYFNNFYATGTRTDRGLEAITLAIPPTPGRSIVKRIGRESGFASLGQQLNAVGYDSVFVYGGRGYFDNMNAFFSGNGYRVVDQSSVNEADIHFKNAWGMADEDLYRETLKLADANYAQQKPFLLQLMTTSNHRPYTYPEGRIDIKSGNGRDGAVKYTDYAIGQFLKDARNKPWFDNTIFVFVADHTAGSAGKEDLPITNYQIPLFIYAPKLIEAREESQLASQIDLAPTLLGLLNLDYQSTFFGRNLLQDNPLPPRVVVGNYQHLGLFDGKDLAILSPRQGLRRHDEALTASIESRVPATDPLIERAITYYQAASHGYKQQLLGWKPVKLAPVQAAAQ
- a CDS encoding HugZ family protein; translation: MSVEAAKHARELLLKEYRGALATQSKAMPGFPFGSVVPYCLDEQGRPLILISRIAQHTHNLRKDPKCSLMVAERGAEDVQAVGRLTYLAEAEQLTEASAIEAAAERYYRYFPEAKGYDTAHDFDFWVLNPVRHRYIGGFGAIHWLDQVTLANPFAGQVELRMVEHMNGDHANAIEHYVKLTGLPQTQPAKLVGIDSEGMHLRIGEGLYWLGFPEPCNTSTQVREALVLLARANEWPKKQTA
- a CDS encoding FxsA family protein codes for the protein MRAFLLLFLLFPVLELYVFFKVSTAIGFFPALLLIIAGSMLGVLVVRVAGLATALRARESLNRGELPAQQMLEGLMLALGGGLLVLPGFISDAAGLLLLFPPVRRFLVNRLRKRAEEQAIRQRAFADDFAAANRPANHQPIGREPNVIEGEFEHRDK
- a CDS encoding co-chaperone GroES codes for the protein MKLRPLHDRVVIRRSEEEKKTAGGIVLPGSAAEKANSGEILAVGTGRVLDNGEVRALAVKVGDKVVFGPYSGSNTVKVDGEDLLVMAENEILAVIEG
- a CDS encoding SDR family oxidoreductase; this encodes MQLKDKVIIITGGCQGLGRAMAEYLAAKGAKLALVDLNPEKLELAVAACQAQGVEARAYLCNVADEEQVTQTVAQIAEDFGAINGLVNNAGILRDGLLIKVKDGVMTKMSLAQWQAVIDVNLTGVFLCTREVAAKMIELNSQGAIINISSISRAGNVGQTNYSAAKAGVAAATVTWAKELSRYGIRVAGIAPGFIETEMTLGMKPEALEKMTSGIPLKRMGKVEEIAHSAAYIFENDYYTGRILELDGGLRI
- the groL gene encoding chaperonin GroEL (60 kDa chaperone family; promotes refolding of misfolded polypeptides especially under stressful conditions; forms two stacked rings of heptamers to form a barrel-shaped 14mer; ends can be capped by GroES; misfolded proteins enter the barrel where they are refolded when GroES binds), with the translated sequence MAAKEVKFGDSARKKMLAGVNVLADAVKATLGPKGRNVIIEKSFGAPTITKDGVSVAKEIELKDRFENMGAQLVKDVASRANDDAGDGTTTATVLAQSIVNEGLKAVAAGMNPMDLKRGIDKATIAIVKELKSLAKPCADSKAIAQVGTISANSDSSIGDIIAEAMEKVGKEGVITVEEGSGLENELSVVEGMQFDRGYLSPYFVNKPETMTAELDGPLILLVDKKISNIRELLPVLEAVAKAGRPLLIVSEDVEGEALATLVVNNMRGIVKVVAVKAPGFGDRRKAMLQDIAVLTGGTVISEEIGLSLESATLEHLGNAKRVTVTKENTTVIDGAGVEADIQARVTQIRAQVADTTSDYDREKLQERLAKLSGGVAVIKVGAGSEVEMKEKKARVEDALHATRAAVEEGVVPGGGVALVRALQAIADLKGDNADQNVGIALLRRAVEAPLRQIVANSGDEPSVVVDKVKQGSGNYGYNAATGEYGDMIEMGILDPAKVTRSALQAASSIASLMITTEAMIAEIQDDKAAGGGMPDMGGMGGMGGMM